In the Catenovulum adriaticum genome, GCAATTAGCGCGTTCTCGTCACTCAGTTTGGCCTGATAGCGATAACAGGTTTCGCTAATCCCAAACAAGGAACACGCTAACTTGATGGCAATGGAATGGTTTTGCACCGCCTTTTGCGCCAACTCCCGTCGGCGCGACGGCTTTACCACTTTTTTTCGATGGCCTCTTTGAGGATTTCAGCCTTTAGTCGCTCCTCGGCATACATCTTTTTAAGCCGTGCATTTTCGGTTTCCAGCTCTTTTAATCGGGCCATCATGGACGCATCCATGCCGCCAAACTTGGCGCGCCATTTATAAAAGGTAGCCGAACTCATGCCATGCTCGCGGCATAGCTCCGGAACCGGCGCACCGGCTTCCGCTTGTTTTAAAATTGCCAGGATTTGGCTGTCGCTAAATTTTGATGTTTTCATGCAGAATCTCCTGCGTTTATGTTACGAGAAAATTCTACTTTTGACGTCAGTTATTTTTAGGGTGTATTACCCAACAACTCCTGCGTACGACCAATACTAAATGCCGGAATTAACACAGCCCCTTGATTTTGCAAACACCGCTCAACCACGGCTTTTAATTGCGCGCGCCTTTGCTTTCGCCCAACATGGCATTTATCACCATAAGTTGACTCTATCACCAAAGTATCTGCCCGATACGGCGATTTAGGAGCTGGCAACAAAGGCGTATAAGGCGCGCCTAAATCACCCGAAAACACATACCTGTGTTTAAACTCATGGCATTTAACATCAACCTCAACATAAGCTGATCCCAGAATATGCCCCGCTGGCTGAAATTTAATTTTAACGCCATCCATGCCTTTAAGATTAACCCATTGCTTATATGCCACTGGCACAATCAAAGACCGAATCACTTTTAAAAATGACTCAACTAAATGTTTATCACGAGTAATCCCCAGTTTAATGGCATCTTCAAGCACCATAGGCAACAACTCAGCCGTTGCTTGAGTGCAATAAATTGATTCACGAAAACCAGCCGCAACTAACCAAGGAATACGCCCAACATGATCAATATGACAATGCGTAACTACCAAAGCTTTTATGTTTGATAAATCGAAATTAATTTGAGGCGAATGAGCACCCGCCTTACCCGAAACCTCAGCCCCTTGAAACCGACATTGATCAGACGATCATTCAATAATTTTATTTTTAGGGATCGTCAGATCCTCTTAAAAAACATAAAATAGCACCTCAATTTAGTGAGGTGAATATGAAATTAAAAATCAAACGGTTAGATCATCATGGCATTGTAGCAGGCGTAATTGACGACTTGAAACTAGTTGAATTAATAGACCAATATTTACCTCAAGATGAAAAGCAAGAGATAACACCAGGTGAAGCGGTTAAAGGCATGATTATGAACGGGTTGGGCTTTTCTAACCGACCTTTGAGCCTCACACCACAATTTTTTGAAAATTTGCCAATGGAGCATCTTTTTAGACAAGGAGTCGAGGCAAGTCACTTTAACCGTCACAAATTAGGACGCACACTCGACCAATGCAGCGACTTTGGTTGTGACAATCTTTTTGCTCGTATTGCCTATCAAGCTTGCCAAATAGAGCAAGTCGACACCCAATTTCAATCTTTAGATACAACAAGTTATTCACTTACAGGCCAATACAATATAGATGATGAACAAGAAGATGAAATTCCAATTCAAATCAAACATGGATACAGCAAAGACCATAGACCTGATTTAAAACAAATCGTGCAAGAGATGATTGTTACGCAAGACGGCGGCGTCCCTATGCTCAGTAAAAATTGGGATGGCAATGCATCTGACAGCACTATATTTAGAGAGCGTGCCAGCGCATTGGTAGATACATTCAAAGCAAGCGATGCCCCCAAATTTTGTATAGCAGACAGCAAATTTTACCACAAAGAAAATGCCGAATTTCTCCAACAAATTCGATTTATCACTCTCATTCCATCCACGATAAAATTAGAAAATCAGTCCATTTCAGAAGCGTTAACGGCCAATGATTGGACACGTATCAACGACAACTATCAATACAGACCGCTTAGAGTTGAGCATATGGATATTGAGCAGCGTTGGCTGGTTGTTTACTCTAACGCAGCAAAAGCACGTGCACAGAAAAGCATCGAAGGTTTAGTGGCTAAAGAGCGCAAAGCATTGGATAAAGCCCTATTTCATTTGCAAGCGCAAAGATTTGCTTGTGAAACGGATGCACAAAGCGCCTTAGCAGTATTAGATAAAAAGCAAAAATACCATAGTTTAAGCATTGCTGAGTGCAACGCACATAATCAATATGAAGGAAAAGGCCGACCCAAAAAAGATGCGGTGGTTCAATCAGTGCAATGGCAACTTATCGGCCAAGTGACCGAAGATAAAGCCGCGCAACAGAATTACGTCGAACAAAAATCTTGTTTTGTATTGGCAACAAATGCCTGTGAAACTGAGTTAAGCGATGAATGCGTTTTTGAGCGCTACAAAGCGCAATCTCATGTTGAGCGAGGGTTTAGATTTTTAAAAGACCCACTATTTTTTGTCTCGTCACTTTTTATAAAAAAGCCAAGCAGAATCGATGCCTTGTTGATGATTATGACGCTGTCGTTATTGGTTTATAGCATAGGTCAAAGACGGTTACGTGCGAATATGGCTAAAGCGCAAGTAACCATTCCAAACCAGATAAATAAACCAATTAGCAATCCAACTTTACGTTGGGTATTCCAGTGTTTTGAAGGTGTAAACCTAGTGCAGCTTGATACCCACTATGACTATGAGTTGGTGCATGTGGATGGGATAAATGACGTGAGGAATAGTGTAATCCAGCAGCTCGCAGGATGTGCTGAACGCTACTATAAAATTAATAATTTTGAGCTTGGGGTCTGATCAATGTCGGTTGAAACGAACCGCAATCAACCAAAATAGCCTGATGAGGAGAAATGTTTAATTGATGACACGAACCAGTCACACCATCGACCGCCCCATGATGAATAATCCCCGGAGTTTGCATAACTTTTTGATTCATAGATAAATCCCTTTAAATAAAACCAATTTAAAGTTTAGGGAATAACATGAAAAAAACAAACAAAAGATAAAATGAAAAGTTAAGCAGAAAGATTTGAGACGTGAGAATTGAGAGTTGAGAGTTGAAAAAACGTAGCCTTGATTAGCGAAGCATGAGCGTAATCGAGGATCAAGGTTAAAAGTAACAATTGTACGATTACGCACTCACGTGCTAATCGTACCTACGGTGCTCCGTCATTCCTGCGCAGGCAGGAATCCAGCAGTCATCACAAATGCCATTACCAACCAAAAAACATAACCAGCACCATAACTGCCTGTTAAATTCTAAAATTTAATCAACATTCAAATAGCCAAAGGGATACCCGCCTCGATAACTGCTCCCTGCGTTATTCTACCTCCTGAATCCATTCAGTCGTTCGCGGGTATGACGAATGTGTTAACAGGCATAGTGAATCTGTAGGGTGGTTTAGCGAAGAATGAGCGTAAGCCACCAGGAAGATTTTAGGATTCAGGCGCTAGGTTTGAGGTTTAAAATATCGCGTGCGCTATCGGCATTTTGCTCCCGGCAATGCTCTACGACCTATATCCCTATAGGCCAGCTGCATGCCTACAGGGTTTAAAAACCCAAACCTCTCAATTCTAAAATCTAAATTCTTATATCTGACATAAACCACTGTAGGCGTGCAGCTGGCGGGTTGTAATTTGTACCCCGAGTTTAGATTATATTGTAGACGCGAAGCTTGCTCGCGTTTTTGGGTGTAAGGCAACATCGAGATCAATTACCGAAATCTAGCATTTAAAAGCAATACAAAAATATATTCGCCCAACAAACACCGCGTGCGCTGTCGGCATTTTGCTCCCGGCAATGCTCTACGACCTATATCCCTATAGGCCAGCTGCACGCCTACAAGGTTAAAAAACCAATGCCTAAATTGAATGTACGATTACGCGCCCACCCCGCTAATCGTACCTACGGTGCTCCGTCATTCCTGCGCACGACTGAATGGATTCAGGAGGTAGAGCAATGCAGGGAGCAATTGCCGAGGCAGTGTAATCCAGCAAGCCCCACAAAACCTCAAGTGAAAAAACCCAACCTCTCAATTCTAAATTCTAAAATCTCGCCCCTAGCAGCAAAGCGCCCTAGTTTCTAGAAACCTAGCGCCTAAAAATCTAAATTCTAAAATCTAAATTCTAATCTTTTGAAACCTATCCCCTCTCCCCTAAACGAAAAAAGCCTGCAAATGCAGGCTTTTTTTACAAAAATAAATTCGAGCTTAAGGTGCGGCTCTTTTGGCTCTTATGCGTTTAACGGTTTGGCGGCGTACAAAACGCACCACTTTCCAAACATGCACTAACGAATAACAATACAGTGCAAATATCGCTAAAAACGAAACAAACATAAACCACTCTGGTAACTGATAAATCTCACCCACAATACCAAAACCAGAATAAAACATAGACAAACCAAAAATAATGGCAAGCGACTGACGAGAGCTAAAACCGGCTCTTAAAAAGATATGATGCAAATGATCACGATCAGGCAAAAACGCAGACTGGCCCTTACGAATACGGCGGTAAATAATAGCCGCCATATCCATTAACGGAATACCAATAATCCAAAGTGCAGTAACGGTTCTAAAAGCAGGCGTTTCAGATTGCGTACCAATAGTTAATAACCAAATAAC is a window encoding:
- a CDS encoding IS1634 family transposase yields the protein MKLKIKRLDHHGIVAGVIDDLKLVELIDQYLPQDEKQEITPGEAVKGMIMNGLGFSNRPLSLTPQFFENLPMEHLFRQGVEASHFNRHKLGRTLDQCSDFGCDNLFARIAYQACQIEQVDTQFQSLDTTSYSLTGQYNIDDEQEDEIPIQIKHGYSKDHRPDLKQIVQEMIVTQDGGVPMLSKNWDGNASDSTIFRERASALVDTFKASDAPKFCIADSKFYHKENAEFLQQIRFITLIPSTIKLENQSISEALTANDWTRINDNYQYRPLRVEHMDIEQRWLVVYSNAAKARAQKSIEGLVAKERKALDKALFHLQAQRFACETDAQSALAVLDKKQKYHSLSIAECNAHNQYEGKGRPKKDAVVQSVQWQLIGQVTEDKAAQQNYVEQKSCFVLATNACETELSDECVFERYKAQSHVERGFRFLKDPLFFVSSLFIKKPSRIDALLMIMTLSLLVYSIGQRRLRANMAKAQVTIPNQINKPISNPTLRWVFQCFEGVNLVQLDTHYDYELVHVDGINDVRNSVIQQLAGCAERYYKINNFELGV